The Lysobacter oculi genomic sequence CTTCAATGCGCGCCAGCAGCGCGGTGACGGCCTGTTCGAGGGAGAGGAGCGAAGCGTGCATCCGGCGAGGATACGCGTGCGCACGGTCAGAGGGTGTCGAGCGGGATCCTGAGGAAGCGGGTGCCGTTGGATTCCGGCGCCGGCAACGCGCCGGCGCGGATATTCACCTGCACCGCGGGCAGGATCAGCTTCGGCATGTCGAGCGTGGCATCGCGGGCTTCGCGCAGGGCGACGAAGTCGGCTTCCGGCGTATCCGCGCGGACGTGGATGTTGGCGCGCTTCTGCTCGCCGATGCGGGTCTCGCAGGCATGCGCGCGTCCGCCGGGCGCGTAGTCGTGGCAGACGAAGACGCGGGTCGCGTCCGGCAGCGCATAGAGGCGCTGGATCGAGCGGTACAGCGTGGCCGCATCGCCACCCGGGAAATCGCAGCGCGCGGTGCCGCCGTCGGGCATGAACAGCGAGTCGCCGGTGAACAGTGCATCGCCGATCAGGAAGGCGTTGCTGTCGCTGGTGTGGCCCGGCACGGCGATGACGCGCGCTTCCAGCCCGCCGATGGCGAAGCGCTCGCCGTCATCGAACAGGTGGTCGAACTGCGAGCCATCCACCGCGAAATCGGCGCCCAGGTGGTAGATCGCGCGGAAGGTGTCCTGGACACGGGTGATGCCGCGACCGATGGCGATGCGAGCAGCGGGGAAATGGGCGTGCTTCAACCAGTGCGCGGCAGAGAGATGGTCGGCGTGGGCGTGGGTTTCCAGCAGCCAGTCCACGCTCAGTGCGTGGGCGGCCACGTAGTCCACGAGCGCCTGCGCGCTGGCGGTTGAGGTGCGTGCGGCGGCCGCGTCGTAGTCGAGTACCGGGTCGATGATCGCGGCAGCGCAGGTCGCCGGATCGTGCACCACGT encodes the following:
- a CDS encoding MBL fold metallo-hydrolase, with the translated sequence MDQQPHVQPFLHADSSTWSYVVHDPATCAAAIIDPVLDYDAAAARTSTASAQALVDYVAAHALSVDWLLETHAHADHLSAAHWLKHAHFPAARIAIGRGITRVQDTFRAIYHLGADFAVDGSQFDHLFDDGERFAIGGLEARVIAVPGHTSDSNAFLIGDALFTGDSLFMPDGGTARCDFPGGDAATLYRSIQRLYALPDATRVFVCHDYAPGGRAHACETRIGEQKRANIHVRADTPEADFVALREARDATLDMPKLILPAVQVNIRAGALPAPESNGTRFLRIPLDTL